The following are encoded in a window of Haemorhous mexicanus isolate bHaeMex1 chromosome 7, bHaeMex1.pri, whole genome shotgun sequence genomic DNA:
- the SHLD2 gene encoding shieldin complex subunit 2 isoform X3, with amino-acid sequence MSKRPQVHIFVGAPSIPRPREVLEQSSAPTGERWRELRCLCDSPGFAPGRFWDASALLVPQAESSTPTGVPTSGDRAQQGRFMAKEGTDLPSPAPVALTCTSTPKKSTSLTCSDCQGPKDRLTPPDVNQAADQHLPQGCAESAGQEKPSGACCPELSERKAHPSEVNSADISALVASTEQVSIHLQSGRLAAAHQSEHHEHPSQCMDVFFQQGQGSKPKEPNDSADFAVSADTEFRSVVTLSQVAVFAQNKMQESIVKLSEREAGKKAEEGQYDHFQCNSGVGTCTTTVTENEHEEEDASSLELFSSGDDGENVLIKATKQEESAQENADEFQELDVPAKQIVNEIHIEPLSSGILCSQGNCSHKNFSKRPRKHEDSFLLFHSAFKRQLKSKRAKLNSSPPGSGVRVDPDRIAEFKKLQKKLSLLKNCCSKNQKYSILVAVVHPCHIKEIQQKSKPKSSCKVPVATVVVVDQSEIERKVVLWRGAAFWSLTVFPGDIILLTDIIMYENPWCGEVMLQSTFTSQLLNLGNCSALKTEESYPLVDDGVLHGLLAYISSELPHFRDIPQRQVQRLDGVQYVQLDQLQPNTLVHSILKIINISVLTAESLYSYRGGSQRKIILTVEQNRDEQYRMVLWGAGAAWYPQLQRKKDHIWDFKYLLVQCSSVSGDFELHTTPWSSYECLFDDDKRAVEFKEKFQRSQTSLMELTRLSALLQDKCSGVVQVKARILELKFTISTGQYKQLIFSADTSLECVLASLPMITYSGCAKCGLELQTDENMIYKQCIRCLPYSKVKTFYRPALMTVEDEGCEIYVHVVSELVEKIFLNIPADWLKRLCPLQI; translated from the exons ATGTCAAAAAGACCTCAAGTTCATATTTTTGTGGGAGCACCCAGTATCCCGAGGCCACGGGAGGTGttagagcagagctcagcccctaCTGGTGAGCGATGGAGGGAGCTGCGCTGTTTGTGTGATAGCCCTGGCTTTGCTCCTGGGAGGTTCTGGGATGCTTCTGCCCTCTTGGTGCCCCAGGCAGAAAGCTCCACACCCACAGGGGTCCCTACCAGCggggacagagctcagcagggcaggttCATGGCAAAAGAAGGAACAGATTTGCCATCTCCTGCCCCTGTGGCGCTAACTTGTACCAGCACGCCTAAAAAGAGCACAAGTTTAACTTGCTCTGATTGTCAAGGACCCAAAGATAGATTGACACCTCCAGATGTAAATCAGGCTGCAGATCAacacctgccccagggctgtgcagaatCAGCTGGACAAGAGAAACCATCAGGTgcctgctgcccagagctcagTGAGAGAAAAGCCCATCCTTCAGAAGTCAACAGCGCTGACATTTCTGCGTTGGTTGCCAGCACTGAGCAGGTCAGCATCCATCTACAGTCTGGGAGACTTGCAGCAGCTCACCAAAGTGAGCATCATGAACATCCAAGTCAATGTATGGATGTGTTTTTCCAACAAGGTCAGGGGTCCAAACCAAAAGAACCAAATGACTCTGCAGACTTTGCAGTGTCAGCAGACACTGAGTTTCGTAGTGTAGTGACTTTGAGTCAGGTGGCTGTTTTTGCACAGAATAAGATGCAGGAAAGTATTGTAAAACTGTCAGAAAGAGAAGCAGGCAAAAAAGCTGAAGAAGGACAGTATGATCACTTCCAATGTAATTCTGGTGTTGGAACATGTACTACTACTGTGACTGAAAATGAACATGAGGAAGAGGATGCAAGTTCTCTTGAACTTTTCAGCTCTGGGGATGATGGGGAAAATGTTTTGATTAAAGCCACAAAACAGGAAGAAAGTGCTCAGGAAAATGCAGACGAGTTTCAAGAACTTGATGTTCCTGCTAAGCAGATTGTAAATGAAATCCATATTGAGCCACTGAGCTCTGGGATACTGTGCTCTCAAGGGAACTGTTCTCACAAGAACTTTTCTAAAAGACCCCGCAAGCATGAAgattcctttcttctttttcactcAGCATTTAAAAGACAGCTGAAATCTAAGAGAGCTAAACTGAATTCCTCTCCACCTGGTTCTGGTGTGAGAGTGGACCCAGACAGGATAGCAGAGTTCAAGAAACTCCAAAAGAAACTATCACTACTTAAGAATTGCTGCAGCAAAAATCAAAAGTACAGTATTTTGGTTGCAGTTGTACATCCTTGTCATATCAAAGAAATACAGCAGAAGAGTAAGCCAAAATCTTCATGTAAAGTTCCTGTGGCAACAGTTGTTGTTGTTGACCAGTCGGAAATTGAGAGAAAGGTGGTGCTGTGGCGTGGTGCTGCATTTTGGTCCCttactgtgtttcctggggatATCATACTGCTTACAG ATATAATAATGTATGAGAATCCTTGGTGTGGAGAGGTCATGCTTCAGTCAACATTTACCAGTCAGTTACTGAATCTGGGGAACTGCTCAGCTCTCAAAACAGAAGAAT CTTATCCTCTAGTGGATGATGGTGTTCTCCATGGCTTGTTGGCATACATATCATCAGAATTACCACACTTCAGAGACATTCCACAAAGACAAGTTCAGAGACTGGATGGTGTTCAGTATGTGCAGCTAGATCAGCTCCAGCCAAACACTTTGGTGCACTCAATCCTGAAAATTATCAATATTTCTGTGTTAACAG CAGAATCTTTGTACAGCTACAGAGGTGGCAgccaaagaaaaattattctaacAGTAGAACAGAACAGAGATGAACAATATAGGATGGttctgtggggagcaggggctgcctggtACCCCcagcttcagaggaaaaaag ACCACATATGGGACTTCAAATACCTTTTGGTCCAGTGTAGTTCTGTCTCAGGTGACTTTGAACTGCACACAACTCCATGGTCATCCTATGAGTGCTTGTTTGATGATGACAAAAGGGCAGTTGAATTTAAGGAAAAGTTTCAGAGAAGTCAAACATCCCTCATGGAGTTGACAAGGCTCTCAGCACTCCTGCAAGATAAATGCTCAG GAGTGGTCCAAGTGAAAGCCCGTATCTTGGAATTGAAGTTTACCATTTCCACTGGTCAGTACAAGCAACTCATCTTCTCTGCTGACACTTCACTGGAATGTGTTTTGGCTTCTCTGCCTATGATTACGTATTCGGGTTGTGCCAAATGTGGTTTGGAACTACAGACAGATGAGAACATGATCTATAAGCAATGTATTAGATGTCTGCCATACAGCAAAGTAAAAACATTCTACAG ACCTGCTTTGATGACAGTAGAAGATGAAGGTTGTGAAATTTATGTTCATGTGGTGTCTGAGTTGGTGGAAAAAATCTTCCTCAATATTCCTGCAGACTGGCTGAAGAGATTA tGCCCTCTTCAGATATAA
- the SHLD2 gene encoding shieldin complex subunit 2 isoform X1, whose amino-acid sequence MSKRPQVHIFVGAPSIPRPREVLEQSSAPTGERWRELRCLCDSPGFAPGRFWDASALLVPQAESSTPTGVPTSGDRAQQGRFMAKEGTDLPSPAPVALTCTSTPKKSTSLTCSDCQGPKDRLTPPDVNQAADQHLPQGCAESAGQEKPSGACCPELSERKAHPSEVNSADISALVASTEQVSIHLQSGRLAAAHQSEHHEHPSQCMDVFFQQGQGSKPKEPNDSADFAVSADTEFRSVVTLSQVAVFAQNKMQESIVKLSEREAGKKAEEGQYDHFQCNSGVGTCTTTVTENEHEEEDASSLELFSSGDDGENVLIKATKQEESAQENADEFQELDVPAKQIVNEIHIEPLSSGILCSQGNCSHKNFSKRPRKHEDSFLLFHSAFKRQLKSKRAKLNSSPPGSGVRVDPDRIAEFKKLQKKLSLLKNCCSKNQKYSILVAVVHPCHIKEIQQKSKPKSSCKVPVATVVVVDQSEIERKVVLWRGAAFWSLTVFPGDIILLTDIIMYENPWCGEVMLQSTFTSQLLNLGNCSALKTEESYPLVDDGVLHGLLAYISSELPHFRDIPQRQVQRLDGVQYVQLDQLQPNTLVHSILKIINISVLTAESLYSYRGGSQRKIILTVEQNRDEQYRMVLWGAGAAWYPQLQRKKDHIWDFKYLLVQCSSVSGDFELHTTPWSSYECLFDDDKRAVEFKEKFQRSQTSLMELTRLSALLQDKCSGVVQVKARILELKFTISTGQYKQLIFSADTSLECVLASLPMITYSGCAKCGLELQTDENMIYKQCIRCLPYSKVKTFYRPALMTVEDEGCEIYVHVVSELVEKIFLNIPADWLKRLVVPSSDITYSIIVADLCHSLLADTEASYLLEIRSHFVLDENSYPLQKDFHLLNFHPDL is encoded by the exons ATGTCAAAAAGACCTCAAGTTCATATTTTTGTGGGAGCACCCAGTATCCCGAGGCCACGGGAGGTGttagagcagagctcagcccctaCTGGTGAGCGATGGAGGGAGCTGCGCTGTTTGTGTGATAGCCCTGGCTTTGCTCCTGGGAGGTTCTGGGATGCTTCTGCCCTCTTGGTGCCCCAGGCAGAAAGCTCCACACCCACAGGGGTCCCTACCAGCggggacagagctcagcagggcaggttCATGGCAAAAGAAGGAACAGATTTGCCATCTCCTGCCCCTGTGGCGCTAACTTGTACCAGCACGCCTAAAAAGAGCACAAGTTTAACTTGCTCTGATTGTCAAGGACCCAAAGATAGATTGACACCTCCAGATGTAAATCAGGCTGCAGATCAacacctgccccagggctgtgcagaatCAGCTGGACAAGAGAAACCATCAGGTgcctgctgcccagagctcagTGAGAGAAAAGCCCATCCTTCAGAAGTCAACAGCGCTGACATTTCTGCGTTGGTTGCCAGCACTGAGCAGGTCAGCATCCATCTACAGTCTGGGAGACTTGCAGCAGCTCACCAAAGTGAGCATCATGAACATCCAAGTCAATGTATGGATGTGTTTTTCCAACAAGGTCAGGGGTCCAAACCAAAAGAACCAAATGACTCTGCAGACTTTGCAGTGTCAGCAGACACTGAGTTTCGTAGTGTAGTGACTTTGAGTCAGGTGGCTGTTTTTGCACAGAATAAGATGCAGGAAAGTATTGTAAAACTGTCAGAAAGAGAAGCAGGCAAAAAAGCTGAAGAAGGACAGTATGATCACTTCCAATGTAATTCTGGTGTTGGAACATGTACTACTACTGTGACTGAAAATGAACATGAGGAAGAGGATGCAAGTTCTCTTGAACTTTTCAGCTCTGGGGATGATGGGGAAAATGTTTTGATTAAAGCCACAAAACAGGAAGAAAGTGCTCAGGAAAATGCAGACGAGTTTCAAGAACTTGATGTTCCTGCTAAGCAGATTGTAAATGAAATCCATATTGAGCCACTGAGCTCTGGGATACTGTGCTCTCAAGGGAACTGTTCTCACAAGAACTTTTCTAAAAGACCCCGCAAGCATGAAgattcctttcttctttttcactcAGCATTTAAAAGACAGCTGAAATCTAAGAGAGCTAAACTGAATTCCTCTCCACCTGGTTCTGGTGTGAGAGTGGACCCAGACAGGATAGCAGAGTTCAAGAAACTCCAAAAGAAACTATCACTACTTAAGAATTGCTGCAGCAAAAATCAAAAGTACAGTATTTTGGTTGCAGTTGTACATCCTTGTCATATCAAAGAAATACAGCAGAAGAGTAAGCCAAAATCTTCATGTAAAGTTCCTGTGGCAACAGTTGTTGTTGTTGACCAGTCGGAAATTGAGAGAAAGGTGGTGCTGTGGCGTGGTGCTGCATTTTGGTCCCttactgtgtttcctggggatATCATACTGCTTACAG ATATAATAATGTATGAGAATCCTTGGTGTGGAGAGGTCATGCTTCAGTCAACATTTACCAGTCAGTTACTGAATCTGGGGAACTGCTCAGCTCTCAAAACAGAAGAAT CTTATCCTCTAGTGGATGATGGTGTTCTCCATGGCTTGTTGGCATACATATCATCAGAATTACCACACTTCAGAGACATTCCACAAAGACAAGTTCAGAGACTGGATGGTGTTCAGTATGTGCAGCTAGATCAGCTCCAGCCAAACACTTTGGTGCACTCAATCCTGAAAATTATCAATATTTCTGTGTTAACAG CAGAATCTTTGTACAGCTACAGAGGTGGCAgccaaagaaaaattattctaacAGTAGAACAGAACAGAGATGAACAATATAGGATGGttctgtggggagcaggggctgcctggtACCCCcagcttcagaggaaaaaag ACCACATATGGGACTTCAAATACCTTTTGGTCCAGTGTAGTTCTGTCTCAGGTGACTTTGAACTGCACACAACTCCATGGTCATCCTATGAGTGCTTGTTTGATGATGACAAAAGGGCAGTTGAATTTAAGGAAAAGTTTCAGAGAAGTCAAACATCCCTCATGGAGTTGACAAGGCTCTCAGCACTCCTGCAAGATAAATGCTCAG GAGTGGTCCAAGTGAAAGCCCGTATCTTGGAATTGAAGTTTACCATTTCCACTGGTCAGTACAAGCAACTCATCTTCTCTGCTGACACTTCACTGGAATGTGTTTTGGCTTCTCTGCCTATGATTACGTATTCGGGTTGTGCCAAATGTGGTTTGGAACTACAGACAGATGAGAACATGATCTATAAGCAATGTATTAGATGTCTGCCATACAGCAAAGTAAAAACATTCTACAG ACCTGCTTTGATGACAGTAGAAGATGAAGGTTGTGAAATTTATGTTCATGTGGTGTCTGAGTTGGTGGAAAAAATCTTCCTCAATATTCCTGCAGACTGGCTGAAGAGATTAGTAG tGCCCTCTTCAGATATAACCTACAGCATAATAGTAGCAGATCTGTGTCATTCACTGCTGGCAGATACAGAAGCATCCTATTTGTTGGAAATCAGAAGCCACTTTGTGCTAGATGAGAACAGCTATCCTTTGCAAAAGGATTTCCATCTGCTGAATTTTCATCCAGATCTTTGA
- the SHLD2 gene encoding shieldin complex subunit 2 isoform X2 translates to MSKRPQVHIFVGAPSIPRPREVLEQSSAPTGERWRELRCLCDSPGFAPGRFWDASALLVPQAESSTPTGVPTSGDRAQQGRFMAKEGTDLPSPAPVALTCTSTPKKSTSLTCSDCQGPKDRLTPPDVNQAADQHLPQGCAESAGQEKPSGACCPELSERKAHPSEVNSADISALVASTEQVSIHLQSGRLAAAHQSEHHEHPSQCMDVFFQQGQGSKPKEPNDSADFAVSADTEFRSVVTLSQVAVFAQNKMQESIVKLSEREAGKKAEEGQYDHFQCNSGVGTCTTTVTENEHEEEDASSLELFSSGDDGENVLIKATKQEESAQENADEFQELDVPAKQIVNEIHIEPLSSGILCSQGNCSHKNFSKRPRKHEDSFLLFHSAFKRQLKSKRAKLNSSPPGSGVRVDPDRIAEFKKLQKKLSLLKNCCSKNQKYSILVAVVHPCHIKEIQQKSKPKSSCKVPVATVVVVDQSEIERKVVLWRGAAFWSLTVFPGDIILLTDIIMYENPWCGEVMLQSTFTSQLLNLGNCSALKTEESYPLVDDGVLHGLLAYISSELPHFRDIPQRQVQRLDGVQYVQLDQLQPNTLVHSILKIINISVLTESLYSYRGGSQRKIILTVEQNRDEQYRMVLWGAGAAWYPQLQRKKDHIWDFKYLLVQCSSVSGDFELHTTPWSSYECLFDDDKRAVEFKEKFQRSQTSLMELTRLSALLQDKCSGVVQVKARILELKFTISTGQYKQLIFSADTSLECVLASLPMITYSGCAKCGLELQTDENMIYKQCIRCLPYSKVKTFYRPALMTVEDEGCEIYVHVVSELVEKIFLNIPADWLKRLVVPSSDITYSIIVADLCHSLLADTEASYLLEIRSHFVLDENSYPLQKDFHLLNFHPDL, encoded by the exons ATGTCAAAAAGACCTCAAGTTCATATTTTTGTGGGAGCACCCAGTATCCCGAGGCCACGGGAGGTGttagagcagagctcagcccctaCTGGTGAGCGATGGAGGGAGCTGCGCTGTTTGTGTGATAGCCCTGGCTTTGCTCCTGGGAGGTTCTGGGATGCTTCTGCCCTCTTGGTGCCCCAGGCAGAAAGCTCCACACCCACAGGGGTCCCTACCAGCggggacagagctcagcagggcaggttCATGGCAAAAGAAGGAACAGATTTGCCATCTCCTGCCCCTGTGGCGCTAACTTGTACCAGCACGCCTAAAAAGAGCACAAGTTTAACTTGCTCTGATTGTCAAGGACCCAAAGATAGATTGACACCTCCAGATGTAAATCAGGCTGCAGATCAacacctgccccagggctgtgcagaatCAGCTGGACAAGAGAAACCATCAGGTgcctgctgcccagagctcagTGAGAGAAAAGCCCATCCTTCAGAAGTCAACAGCGCTGACATTTCTGCGTTGGTTGCCAGCACTGAGCAGGTCAGCATCCATCTACAGTCTGGGAGACTTGCAGCAGCTCACCAAAGTGAGCATCATGAACATCCAAGTCAATGTATGGATGTGTTTTTCCAACAAGGTCAGGGGTCCAAACCAAAAGAACCAAATGACTCTGCAGACTTTGCAGTGTCAGCAGACACTGAGTTTCGTAGTGTAGTGACTTTGAGTCAGGTGGCTGTTTTTGCACAGAATAAGATGCAGGAAAGTATTGTAAAACTGTCAGAAAGAGAAGCAGGCAAAAAAGCTGAAGAAGGACAGTATGATCACTTCCAATGTAATTCTGGTGTTGGAACATGTACTACTACTGTGACTGAAAATGAACATGAGGAAGAGGATGCAAGTTCTCTTGAACTTTTCAGCTCTGGGGATGATGGGGAAAATGTTTTGATTAAAGCCACAAAACAGGAAGAAAGTGCTCAGGAAAATGCAGACGAGTTTCAAGAACTTGATGTTCCTGCTAAGCAGATTGTAAATGAAATCCATATTGAGCCACTGAGCTCTGGGATACTGTGCTCTCAAGGGAACTGTTCTCACAAGAACTTTTCTAAAAGACCCCGCAAGCATGAAgattcctttcttctttttcactcAGCATTTAAAAGACAGCTGAAATCTAAGAGAGCTAAACTGAATTCCTCTCCACCTGGTTCTGGTGTGAGAGTGGACCCAGACAGGATAGCAGAGTTCAAGAAACTCCAAAAGAAACTATCACTACTTAAGAATTGCTGCAGCAAAAATCAAAAGTACAGTATTTTGGTTGCAGTTGTACATCCTTGTCATATCAAAGAAATACAGCAGAAGAGTAAGCCAAAATCTTCATGTAAAGTTCCTGTGGCAACAGTTGTTGTTGTTGACCAGTCGGAAATTGAGAGAAAGGTGGTGCTGTGGCGTGGTGCTGCATTTTGGTCCCttactgtgtttcctggggatATCATACTGCTTACAG ATATAATAATGTATGAGAATCCTTGGTGTGGAGAGGTCATGCTTCAGTCAACATTTACCAGTCAGTTACTGAATCTGGGGAACTGCTCAGCTCTCAAAACAGAAGAAT CTTATCCTCTAGTGGATGATGGTGTTCTCCATGGCTTGTTGGCATACATATCATCAGAATTACCACACTTCAGAGACATTCCACAAAGACAAGTTCAGAGACTGGATGGTGTTCAGTATGTGCAGCTAGATCAGCTCCAGCCAAACACTTTGGTGCACTCAATCCTGAAAATTATCAATATTTCTGTGTTAACAG AATCTTTGTACAGCTACAGAGGTGGCAgccaaagaaaaattattctaacAGTAGAACAGAACAGAGATGAACAATATAGGATGGttctgtggggagcaggggctgcctggtACCCCcagcttcagaggaaaaaag ACCACATATGGGACTTCAAATACCTTTTGGTCCAGTGTAGTTCTGTCTCAGGTGACTTTGAACTGCACACAACTCCATGGTCATCCTATGAGTGCTTGTTTGATGATGACAAAAGGGCAGTTGAATTTAAGGAAAAGTTTCAGAGAAGTCAAACATCCCTCATGGAGTTGACAAGGCTCTCAGCACTCCTGCAAGATAAATGCTCAG GAGTGGTCCAAGTGAAAGCCCGTATCTTGGAATTGAAGTTTACCATTTCCACTGGTCAGTACAAGCAACTCATCTTCTCTGCTGACACTTCACTGGAATGTGTTTTGGCTTCTCTGCCTATGATTACGTATTCGGGTTGTGCCAAATGTGGTTTGGAACTACAGACAGATGAGAACATGATCTATAAGCAATGTATTAGATGTCTGCCATACAGCAAAGTAAAAACATTCTACAG ACCTGCTTTGATGACAGTAGAAGATGAAGGTTGTGAAATTTATGTTCATGTGGTGTCTGAGTTGGTGGAAAAAATCTTCCTCAATATTCCTGCAGACTGGCTGAAGAGATTAGTAG tGCCCTCTTCAGATATAACCTACAGCATAATAGTAGCAGATCTGTGTCATTCACTGCTGGCAGATACAGAAGCATCCTATTTGTTGGAAATCAGAAGCCACTTTGTGCTAGATGAGAACAGCTATCCTTTGCAAAAGGATTTCCATCTGCTGAATTTTCATCCAGATCTTTGA
- the LOC132329774 gene encoding synaptotagmin-15-like gives MPEQAVAVAGGIIGGILLFVLLGITAYLLWKKFCRLFSYEKLINPVKTTNANAIFQDQANSEIHLKSTRSRSVPFIIPPTLHGRDWIHLTNEEQVQEDRDPFMTPQSGPRSSFHSLAGAYVVGTINPDLYKLSEDKSETDFPDGSIGRLWFSIEYEQESERLLVSLIKVRKLQPPADSCSPFVKIYLLPDERSYLQSKTKRKTLNPQFDENFVFQVSSKMLLQRTLKFLVYHVDKQKKHHLLGQVIFPLKNEALTEDNKLVIWRDLEKENLEPPSEHGDIQFSLSYNDYLGRLTVVVLRARGLKLQEENPAVGVYVKVSLMNHNKFIKSKKTAALLGTPNPVYNETFSFKADQTELDTASLSLSVLQSNKGEKTLLLGRVVVGPFMYTRGRELEHWNEMISKPKELVKRWHALCHST, from the exons ATGCCCG AACAAGCAGTTGCTGTGGCTGGAGGTATAATAGGAGGGATCCTTTTATTTGTCCTCCTTGGAATAACTGCATATCTGCTCTGGAAAAAATTTTGCCGCCTCTTTTCTTATGAAAAGCTCATCAATCCTGTCAAAACAACAAATGCAAATGCCATTTTCCAGGATCAGGCAAATTCTGAAATTCATCTAAAAAGCACAAG GTCCAGAAGTGTTCCATTTATCATTCCACCAACTCTGCATGGGCGAGACTGGATTCACCTGACAAATGAAGAACAGGTTCAGGAAGACAGGGACCCCTTCATGACCCCTCAGTCTGGACCACGGTCATCATTTCATTCTTTGG CTGGAGCTTATGTTGTAGGAACCATTAACCCAGATCTGTACAAGCTTTCTGAAGACAAAAGCGAAACAGATTTTCCTGATGGCAGCATTGGCCGCCTCTGGTTCTCCATAGAATACGAGCAAGAGTCAGAAAGGCTCCTTGTCTCCTTGATCAAAGTCAGAAAGCTACAGCCTCCTGCTGATTCCTGCAGTCCATTTGTGAAAATCTACCTGCTGCCTGATGAAAGAAGCTACCTGCAGTCCAAAACAAAACGTAAAACTCTTAACCCACAGTTTGATGAAAACTTTGTTTTCCAG GTTTCCAGTAAAATGTTGCTCCAAAGAACACTAAAGTTTTTGGTTTATCATGTTGATAAACAGAAGAAGCATCATCTCCTAGGCCAAGTTATTTTTCCACTAAAAAATGAAGCATTAACTGAGGACAACAAACTAGTCATATGGAGAGATTTGGAGAAAGAAAACTTGGAG CCTCCTTCAGAGCACGGTGATATCCAGTTCTCCCTGAGCTACAATGACTACCTGGGCCGTCTCACTGTGGTGGTTCTGAGGGCAAGGGGATTAAAGCTCCAGGAGGAGAACCCTGCTGTTG gTGTGTATGTCAAAGTCTCACTAATGAACCACAATAAATTCATCAAAAGTAAAAAGACAGCAGCTCTTCTGGGAACTCCCAATCCTGTGTACAATGAAACCTTCAGTTTCAAGGCAGATCAGACAGAGCTGGATACAGCAAGCCTGAGTCTATCTGTGCTCCAGAGTAACAAAGGAGAAA aaacaCTGCTGCTGGGACGAGTAGTAGTTGGGCCTTTCATGTACACACGTGGCAGAGAACTGGAAcactggaatgagatgatcagCAAGCCCAAGGAGCTGGTTAAACGATGGCATGCTCTCTGCCACAGCACATGA